Proteins encoded in a region of the Pigmentiphaga litoralis genome:
- a CDS encoding Bug family tripartite tricarboxylate transporter substrate binding protein has protein sequence MRLRLRDVATRLLAGALMALAATASVAQPAGRTLRLVVPFAAGGPADVIARKIADRLGPQLNTVVVVDSRPGANGVIGVQAVSKAAADGSVLLFATSGMLTISPGLYKDLSYDPLRDLTPIARVVANGSALLVNKQVPANNIKEFVAYAAKSATPVAVGSAGTGNITHLYLELLKESTRANLVHVPYKGVAPALADVMGGQIAGVFVDLPAALPLIRAGTVKALGMVGDTRSPAAPDIPTIAEQGYPGVDGVSWFGILGPAGMPSAAVDRVHAALARVLSEPEVVKGLQDIGSVPSLDTPQEMRKLIADEQVRWAGLIKARNITVD, from the coding sequence ATGCGCCTACGTCTTCGCGATGTTGCCACCCGCCTTCTTGCGGGCGCCCTGATGGCGCTTGCCGCGACGGCATCCGTCGCACAACCCGCAGGCCGCACCCTCCGCCTGGTGGTGCCCTTCGCCGCAGGCGGACCGGCCGACGTCATCGCCCGCAAGATAGCCGACCGCCTCGGCCCGCAGCTCAACACCGTGGTCGTGGTCGACAGCCGCCCCGGCGCCAACGGCGTGATCGGTGTGCAGGCCGTATCGAAAGCTGCCGCGGACGGCAGCGTGCTGCTGTTCGCCACCTCGGGCATGCTCACCATCAGTCCCGGGCTCTACAAGGACCTGAGCTACGACCCGCTGCGCGACCTGACGCCCATCGCGCGGGTGGTGGCCAACGGCAGCGCGCTCCTGGTCAACAAACAGGTGCCGGCCAACAACATCAAGGAATTTGTCGCCTATGCGGCCAAGTCCGCCACACCCGTGGCTGTCGGGTCCGCCGGCACCGGCAACATCACGCACCTGTACCTCGAACTGCTGAAGGAATCGACCCGCGCGAACCTGGTGCACGTGCCCTACAAAGGCGTCGCCCCGGCCCTGGCCGACGTCATGGGCGGCCAGATCGCCGGCGTCTTCGTGGACCTGCCCGCCGCGCTGCCCCTGATCAGGGCGGGCACCGTCAAAGCCCTCGGCATGGTCGGCGACACCCGCAGCCCCGCCGCGCCCGACATCCCCACCATCGCCGAACAGGGCTACCCCGGCGTCGACGGCGTCAGCTGGTTCGGCATCCTCGGCCCCGCCGGCATGCCGTCCGCGGCCGTCGACCGCGTCCACGCCGCACTGGCGCGCGTGCTGAGCGAACCGGAGGTGGTAAAGGGCCTGCAGGACATCGGATCCGTCCCGTCGCTGGATACGCCGCAGGAGATGCGAAAGCTGATCGCTGACGAACAGGTGCGGTGGGCGGGGCTGATCAAGGCGCGGAACATTACGGTGGATTGA
- a CDS encoding LysR family transcriptional regulator, translating to MIDSQGAVVVDLLQLRYFVQVVDLRSFTKAAAALHIAQPAITRHVHLLEDELGVQLLYRHSRGAEPTEAGRQLRMGAQAIFRLLEQTRADVIASSAVVSGSLRIGFPPSMGDLLLGDVIGTFRSRHPNVELSLQEGYSHAMRDALLGDRLDLAFITGQDVNPLLVTTHLYDEQIWLMEPPAADGAPRRKKRYQLADVASRDLIQPSRANTLRQMLDDQAARQKLTLKVVVEAEALHLIKDLVRRGVGSHLSPYSAVVRGIERGAFIGGPVAGLSVSRFLVRRVDRPVSLALTRFQDILTARLAEIHQTAKGAVVLPGPADGSRQRSRRR from the coding sequence ATGATCGACAGTCAGGGAGCGGTCGTCGTGGATCTGTTGCAGCTTCGGTATTTCGTGCAGGTGGTGGACCTGCGCAGCTTCACCAAGGCGGCGGCTGCGCTGCATATTGCCCAGCCGGCGATCACGCGGCACGTGCATCTGCTGGAAGACGAGCTGGGCGTGCAACTGCTGTATCGCCACAGCCGCGGCGCCGAGCCGACGGAAGCGGGCCGGCAGTTGCGCATGGGCGCGCAGGCCATTTTCCGCTTGCTGGAACAGACGCGGGCCGATGTGATCGCGTCCAGCGCGGTGGTGTCGGGTTCGCTGCGCATCGGCTTTCCGCCATCCATGGGGGATTTGCTGCTGGGAGACGTCATCGGCACTTTCCGGTCACGGCACCCCAATGTCGAACTGAGCCTGCAGGAAGGCTACAGCCATGCCATGCGCGATGCCCTGCTGGGCGATCGTCTGGACCTGGCCTTTATTACCGGGCAGGACGTCAACCCCTTGCTGGTCACCACCCACCTGTACGACGAGCAGATCTGGCTGATGGAGCCCCCGGCGGCCGATGGCGCGCCGCGACGCAAGAAGCGCTATCAATTGGCCGATGTGGCCAGCCGCGACTTGATCCAGCCCAGCCGGGCCAACACGCTGCGCCAGATGCTGGACGATCAGGCCGCGCGCCAGAAATTGACACTCAAGGTCGTGGTCGAAGCGGAAGCGCTGCACCTGATCAAGGACCTGGTGCGGCGCGGGGTCGGTAGCCATCTGTCGCCGTATTCGGCCGTGGTGCGCGGCATCGAACGCGGCGCGTTCATCGGCGGGCCGGTTGCCGGCCTGTCGGTATCGCGCTTCCTGGTGCGGCGGGTGGATCGTCCGGTCAGCCTGGCGCTGACCCGGTTCCAGGACATCCTGACGGCGCGTCTGGCAGAGATCCATCAGACCGCCAAAGGCGCGGTCGTGTTGCCGGGCCCGGCGGATGGAAGCCGGCAGCGCAGCCGCAGGCGCTAG
- a CDS encoding ABC transporter ATP-binding protein, translating into MTILEAVSVVKSFTTPSGTVSALDGFDLQVQEGEFLAILGPSGCGKSTFLHMAGGFEAVTAGEIRVDGKRVTAPGRDRGMMFQGYSLFPWATVADNIGWPMRVAGVDTATRAERVRELLVMVGLPTGAGLYPGQLSGGMRQRVALARMLALEPRIMLMDEPFGALDAQNRELLQEELGHIWTRHRRTVLFVTHDIDEAVALATRIVVFTTRPGRIKLDLAVDRGEMDFVAFRKSQRFFELRTQLWEAVREEVLKARALDGTA; encoded by the coding sequence ATGACCATTCTGGAAGCCGTGAGCGTCGTCAAGTCCTTCACGACGCCCTCTGGCACGGTCTCGGCGCTGGATGGGTTCGACCTGCAGGTCCAGGAAGGCGAGTTCCTAGCGATACTTGGTCCCTCCGGCTGCGGGAAGAGCACCTTCCTGCATATGGCCGGCGGCTTTGAAGCGGTCACGGCGGGCGAGATTCGCGTCGACGGCAAGCGGGTGACGGCGCCGGGCCGCGATCGCGGCATGATGTTCCAGGGCTACTCGCTGTTCCCGTGGGCCACCGTGGCGGACAACATTGGCTGGCCGATGCGCGTGGCTGGCGTCGATACGGCAACGCGCGCCGAACGGGTGCGCGAACTCCTCGTCATGGTCGGTCTGCCTACCGGCGCGGGCCTTTATCCAGGGCAATTGAGCGGAGGCATGCGGCAGCGCGTAGCGTTGGCGCGGATGCTCGCTCTGGAACCTCGCATCATGCTGATGGACGAGCCGTTTGGTGCGCTGGACGCGCAGAACCGGGAATTGCTCCAGGAAGAACTGGGCCACATCTGGACCCGCCACCGGCGCACCGTGTTGTTCGTCACGCACGACATCGACGAAGCGGTCGCCCTGGCCACGCGTATCGTGGTGTTCACGACACGGCCTGGCCGCATCAAGCTGGATCTGGCAGTCGATCGCGGAGAGATGGACTTTGTCGCCTTTCGGAAGTCGCAGCGCTTCTTCGAACTGCGGACGCAGCTTTGGGAAGCTGTCCGCGAAGAAGTGCTGAAAGCCAGGGCTCTGGACGGTACGGCATGA
- a CDS encoding mandelate racemase/muconate lactonizing enzyme family protein, with protein MRILAYEIEHISLPDEDPNWKFAGQAYPTNDACILTIIAEDGTRGIGYAAAFPHLAATALGVEGALQRICTGLVGRDVMAIEGNLRFVNGALVGNHPAKAAIDCALHDLKARLLEVPLYELLGGKVVDRIAICRMLGLKAPHEMAERAQRLVDQGYRHLKLKVGGEVRDDIARLAAVRKQVGDAVRLVADPNQSYRAKDAIAFAQRAVDYDVDIIEQPVRTDDLEGLRHVTQLSSIAIEADESAYSAESTYRLAATGAIDAVSLKVPKMGGLRAVQTAARICEVAHLGCRMGANVGSQLLAAHALHLAVTLPNLTYACELAEFQKLLNDPFEGLTVQDGYLSLPEGPGVGVHRRAVS; from the coding sequence GTGCGGATCCTTGCCTACGAGATCGAACATATCAGCCTGCCCGACGAAGACCCCAACTGGAAATTCGCGGGGCAGGCCTATCCCACCAATGACGCCTGCATCCTGACCATCATTGCCGAAGATGGCACACGGGGCATCGGGTATGCCGCCGCGTTTCCCCATCTGGCCGCCACGGCCCTGGGTGTCGAAGGTGCCCTGCAGCGCATCTGCACCGGGCTGGTGGGCCGCGACGTGATGGCGATCGAGGGCAATCTGCGCTTCGTGAACGGGGCGCTGGTCGGCAACCATCCGGCCAAGGCCGCGATCGACTGCGCGCTGCATGACCTGAAAGCGCGGCTGCTCGAAGTGCCCCTGTACGAACTGCTGGGGGGCAAGGTCGTGGACCGCATCGCCATCTGCCGCATGCTGGGACTGAAAGCGCCGCACGAGATGGCCGAGCGCGCCCAGCGCCTGGTCGATCAGGGCTACCGGCACCTGAAGCTGAAGGTAGGCGGCGAGGTGCGCGACGACATCGCCCGCCTGGCGGCCGTACGCAAACAAGTGGGCGACGCGGTGCGATTGGTTGCGGATCCCAACCAATCCTACCGGGCCAAGGATGCCATCGCCTTTGCCCAGCGCGCCGTGGACTACGACGTCGACATCATCGAGCAGCCCGTACGCACCGACGATCTGGAAGGCCTGCGCCATGTCACGCAACTGTCCAGCATCGCCATCGAAGCCGACGAAAGCGCCTATTCGGCCGAGTCCACCTACCGGCTTGCCGCCACCGGCGCGATCGACGCTGTCAGCCTCAAGGTGCCCAAGATGGGCGGCCTGCGCGCCGTGCAGACCGCCGCGCGCATTTGCGAAGTCGCGCACCTGGGATGCCGCATGGGCGCCAACGTCGGCAGCCAGCTGCTCGCCGCCCATGCCCTGCACCTGGCGGTGACCCTGCCCAACCTGACCTACGCGTGCGAACTGGCCGAGTTCCAGAAACTGCTGAACGATCCCTTTGAAGGATTGACCGTGCAGGACGGATACCTGAGCCTGCCGGAAGGCCCCGGGGTCGGTGTGCATCGCCGGGCCGTGTCTTAA
- a CDS encoding ornithine cyclodeaminase family protein → MARFLTEDDVGRLLTMPMALDAVEAVMAEMADGAAQNIPRERLRTPGTTQHLLQGLVPSEQAVGYKVYTISQGVVRFLLHVYDTTDGHLAGILQAQTLGMMRTGAASGVATRHLARADAAVLGVFGSGRQAVGQIEAVCHVRSIREVKVHARDPRKLAAFCDAMSRRVGIRVRPAESAEDTVRGSDIVTTITTSDVPVFDGAWLAPGTHVNAAGANMLSKREVDETTLQRCNAIVVDGRAVAQKECGDLLPLLEKGRLGWGDIHELGEVITGRRPGRRDADDITCFESLGLAIQDIIVGARLLPLAHTQGLGTDLPVGI, encoded by the coding sequence ATGGCCCGATTCCTGACCGAAGACGATGTTGGACGTTTGCTCACCATGCCCATGGCCCTGGACGCCGTGGAGGCGGTCATGGCCGAAATGGCGGACGGCGCCGCGCAGAACATTCCGCGTGAACGCCTGCGCACGCCAGGCACGACGCAGCACCTGTTGCAGGGCCTGGTGCCCAGCGAACAGGCCGTGGGCTACAAGGTCTACACGATCAGCCAGGGGGTCGTGCGCTTCCTGCTCCATGTCTACGACACGACCGATGGCCACCTTGCCGGGATCCTGCAGGCGCAGACACTGGGGATGATGCGCACCGGCGCGGCCAGCGGCGTCGCGACCCGGCACCTTGCCCGCGCGGACGCCGCGGTGCTGGGCGTGTTCGGCAGCGGAAGGCAGGCGGTCGGCCAGATCGAAGCGGTCTGCCATGTACGGTCCATTCGGGAAGTGAAGGTGCACGCCCGCGATCCGCGGAAACTGGCAGCCTTCTGCGACGCCATGTCGCGCCGGGTCGGCATCCGTGTCCGCCCAGCGGAAAGCGCCGAAGACACGGTCCGCGGCAGCGACATCGTCACCACCATCACCACGTCGGACGTGCCGGTGTTCGACGGCGCCTGGCTCGCCCCCGGCACGCACGTGAACGCCGCCGGGGCGAACATGCTCAGCAAGCGCGAAGTCGACGAGACGACCTTGCAACGCTGCAACGCGATCGTCGTAGACGGCCGCGCCGTTGCCCAGAAGGAATGCGGCGACCTGCTGCCCCTGCTGGAAAAAGGCCGCCTGGGTTGGGGCGACATCCACGAATTGGGCGAGGTGATCACCGGCCGGCGTCCCGGGCGGCGCGACGCCGACGACATCACGTGCTTCGAATCATTGGGCCTGGCCATCCAGGACATCATCGTGGGCGCCCGCTTGCTGCCGCTCGCCCACACGCAAGGATTGGGTACCGATTTACCAGTGGGGATCTAG
- a CDS encoding ABC transporter substrate-binding protein — protein MYGSLTLAATALAQPLPLRLGTGGAAEEQLWLMQAKPDVGPEQGKAYTLDVTRFPGTDKRFQAFEAGALDLATASANAAMLAASEGAQFKIIASLSRESTQGFSTKYFVKQDSPVKTVKDLKGKTIGVNNLNSSSHLWAKMVLEKNGLNPDRDVTFTPVSFPAQGEALRSGKIDVGAFPQPFATAEEMKGGVRTLFTSKDGVPFDEELMVVIASPAVLASKPAAVKAFLGDLVASTRYYNGNPKPARQALIDGKQVRISPDIYLPMADYYRDPSARVDVKALGQMQDLLVAKGFQRKAVDLATLVDLSYLPAK, from the coding sequence ATGTATGGGAGCCTCACCCTGGCCGCCACCGCCCTGGCCCAGCCGCTTCCGCTGCGCCTGGGAACCGGTGGCGCGGCCGAGGAACAACTCTGGTTGATGCAGGCCAAGCCGGACGTCGGGCCGGAGCAAGGCAAGGCCTATACCCTGGACGTGACACGTTTCCCCGGCACGGACAAACGCTTCCAGGCCTTCGAAGCCGGCGCACTCGATTTGGCAACCGCCAGCGCGAACGCCGCCATGCTGGCTGCGTCGGAAGGCGCTCAGTTCAAGATCATCGCGTCGCTGTCGCGCGAGAGCACGCAAGGCTTCTCGACCAAATACTTCGTCAAGCAGGATTCCCCCGTCAAGACCGTGAAGGACCTGAAGGGCAAGACCATCGGCGTCAACAACCTGAACAGCTCATCGCATCTGTGGGCCAAGATGGTGCTGGAAAAAAATGGCTTGAATCCTGACCGTGACGTGACCTTCACGCCGGTCAGTTTTCCGGCACAAGGTGAAGCCCTCCGGTCAGGCAAGATCGACGTCGGCGCGTTTCCGCAGCCGTTCGCCACGGCCGAAGAAATGAAAGGCGGTGTGCGCACGCTGTTTACGTCGAAGGATGGCGTACCTTTCGATGAGGAACTGATGGTCGTCATCGCATCGCCTGCGGTGCTTGCCTCCAAGCCCGCGGCGGTCAAAGCCTTTCTTGGCGATCTGGTGGCGTCGACGCGGTACTACAACGGCAATCCGAAGCCGGCGCGCCAGGCTCTGATCGATGGGAAGCAGGTGCGCATCTCGCCCGACATCTATCTGCCGATGGCCGACTACTACCGGGACCCATCGGCCCGCGTCGACGTCAAGGCGCTTGGCCAGATGCAGGATCTGCTGGTTGCGAAGGGCTTTCAGCGCAAGGCCGTCGATCTGGCCACCCTCGTCGATCTGTCGTATCTGCCCGCGAAGTAG
- a CDS encoding YciI family protein produces the protein MLYIIYQEDRDDGAAEIRQQVKPDHLAYLDRFESVLVLGGALLAEDGVKRTGSVLILNVPSLADAEAFSLNEPFRKAGLFKRVSISRMRRGQWNPDAAPASAEGH, from the coding sequence ATGCTCTACATCATCTACCAGGAAGACCGCGACGACGGCGCCGCCGAGATCCGCCAGCAGGTCAAACCCGATCATCTTGCCTACCTTGACCGCTTCGAATCCGTGCTGGTGCTGGGCGGGGCCCTGCTTGCCGAAGACGGCGTCAAACGCACCGGCAGCGTGCTGATCCTGAACGTGCCCAGCCTGGCCGATGCCGAAGCGTTTTCCTTGAATGAACCTTTCCGCAAGGCGGGCCTGTTCAAACGGGTTTCGATTTCCCGCATGCGGCGCGGCCAGTGGAATCCCGACGCGGCGCCCGCATCGGCAGAAGGCCACTGA
- a CDS encoding LysR substrate-binding domain-containing protein — protein MSADRSIERILTTQIKLRQLMLLKAVADCGTVSRAAEALHMSQPAVSKTIHELEALLEEPLFERTSKGVTPTVFGRHVIRYARSVHAELRRAADELTALRHGGGGKLTIGSYMVALPQLLPRALSIFFDRDDTARITVVDGNKEKLMGGLVAGEIDIVVGRMTDLGDMEWITQVPLYFEPIVLVAGSQNPLAQRDSLVAADLLDQEWIMPHATSVVRTPINLFLMREGLPRPRRIIETVSVPLIRSLLAQRPAVAALPWQVVQADIQQGLLTQLPIDIGYPALPVGISTNDTFKLSDAAISMIACLREAAAELYHAAPGAARVQAPGAVS, from the coding sequence ATGTCTGCCGATCGTTCGATCGAACGTATCCTGACCACCCAGATCAAGCTGCGTCAATTGATGCTGCTCAAGGCGGTGGCCGATTGCGGCACCGTGTCCCGGGCGGCGGAGGCCCTGCACATGTCGCAGCCGGCCGTCTCGAAAACGATTCACGAACTGGAAGCCCTGCTGGAAGAGCCCCTGTTCGAACGCACGTCCAAGGGGGTGACGCCCACGGTGTTCGGCCGCCATGTCATCCGTTATGCCCGATCGGTGCACGCGGAACTGCGGCGCGCCGCGGATGAGCTGACCGCCTTGCGGCATGGCGGAGGTGGCAAGCTGACGATAGGCAGCTACATGGTCGCCCTGCCGCAATTGCTGCCCCGGGCGCTGTCGATTTTCTTTGACCGCGACGACACCGCGCGGATCACCGTCGTGGACGGCAACAAGGAAAAGCTGATGGGCGGCCTGGTGGCGGGCGAGATTGACATCGTGGTCGGGCGCATGACGGACCTGGGCGACATGGAGTGGATCACGCAGGTGCCGCTGTATTTCGAGCCCATCGTGCTGGTCGCCGGAAGCCAGAACCCGCTGGCGCAGCGCGATTCGCTGGTGGCCGCCGACCTGCTGGACCAGGAGTGGATCATGCCGCATGCGACCAGTGTGGTGCGTACGCCGATCAATCTGTTTCTGATGCGCGAAGGCCTGCCGCGGCCCCGCCGCATTATCGAAACGGTATCGGTGCCGCTGATCCGCAGCCTGCTGGCGCAGCGGCCGGCGGTGGCGGCGCTGCCCTGGCAAGTGGTGCAGGCGGATATCCAGCAAGGCCTGTTGACCCAATTGCCGATCGATATCGGCTACCCCGCCTTGCCGGTCGGCATCAGCACCAACGACACCTTCAAGCTGTCGGACGCGGCCATCTCGATGATTGCCTGTCTGCGTGAAGCGGCGGCCGAGCTGTATCACGCGGCGCCCGGCGCGGCGCGGGTGCAGGCGCCCGGCGCGGTGTCGTGA
- a CDS encoding LysR family transcriptional regulator, whose amino-acid sequence MELRQLRYFVVVAEELHFSRAAARLNMSQPPLSQQIKALEADIGATLFHRTKRSVALTAAGRDLYEQLGPWLAGLGDIVGRARRIAKGEEGQLSVACSFSTTQALLPQIIRNFRDSYPKITLRLREMQIEQQLESLARGLVDIGIMRLPVDESHLMTAPLYDEALMVALPLHHPLAARKHLSLIDLKDEVFLKASRNSAALFESIQSICRRAGFEATVTDVSSNLNTAVGLVGVGMGIALVPESMRWAKPSQIVYRPLRDSPRSTVGAVWRRGDAPPAIALFVDVANKTAVASQAKR is encoded by the coding sequence ATGGAACTTCGTCAGTTGCGCTACTTCGTGGTGGTCGCCGAGGAACTTCACTTCAGTCGTGCAGCCGCGCGGCTCAATATGTCGCAGCCGCCACTAAGTCAGCAGATCAAGGCGCTGGAGGCCGATATCGGCGCGACCCTGTTTCACCGTACCAAACGCAGCGTCGCGCTGACGGCGGCAGGTCGCGATCTGTATGAGCAATTGGGGCCCTGGCTGGCGGGTCTGGGCGACATCGTCGGCCGGGCCCGCCGTATTGCCAAAGGCGAAGAGGGGCAACTGAGCGTGGCCTGCAGTTTCTCGACCACGCAGGCGCTGCTGCCCCAGATCATCCGCAACTTTCGCGACAGCTATCCCAAGATCACGCTGCGCCTGCGAGAGATGCAGATCGAACAGCAGCTCGAATCCCTGGCAAGAGGACTGGTCGATATCGGCATCATGCGGTTGCCGGTGGACGAATCGCACCTGATGACCGCACCTTTGTATGACGAAGCCCTGATGGTGGCCTTGCCGCTGCATCACCCGCTCGCCGCCCGCAAGCATCTGTCGCTGATCGATCTGAAAGACGAAGTCTTCCTCAAGGCCAGCCGCAATTCGGCCGCCCTGTTCGAATCGATTCAGTCGATCTGCCGACGGGCAGGCTTCGAAGCGACCGTGACCGATGTCTCGTCCAACCTGAACACCGCGGTCGGACTGGTGGGCGTGGGCATGGGGATCGCGCTGGTGCCCGAATCGATGCGCTGGGCCAAGCCCAGCCAGATCGTCTACCGCCCGTTGCGCGACTCGCCCCGATCGACCGTGGGGGCGGTGTGGCGGCGCGGCGATGCGCCACCGGCGATTGCGCTGTTCGTGGATGTTGCCAACAAGACTGCCGTGGCGTCCCAGGCGAAACGCTGA
- a CDS encoding RidA family protein, whose amino-acid sequence MTNHPVPPPIDADELPEARLRRLGIELPEPARPRAARILMARRVGNQLWVSGQLPSWNGELRYVGRVGSRWTLSEAQDAARLSALNVLAQARALLTHGLDDVVSVINLRGFVTVEPDFTQVADAVNGASDLMMTVFGEAGAHTRTAVGVASMPYGVAVEIEALFEVRG is encoded by the coding sequence ATGACCAACCATCCTGTCCCGCCACCCATCGACGCCGACGAATTACCCGAAGCGCGCCTGCGCCGTCTGGGGATCGAGCTGCCCGAGCCGGCGCGCCCGCGTGCCGCCCGCATCCTGATGGCGCGCCGCGTCGGCAACCAGCTGTGGGTGTCCGGCCAGTTGCCCAGCTGGAATGGCGAACTGCGGTACGTGGGCCGCGTCGGCAGCCGGTGGACGCTGTCAGAAGCGCAGGACGCCGCCCGATTGAGCGCGCTCAATGTCCTGGCGCAGGCCCGCGCGCTGTTGACCCATGGCCTGGATGACGTGGTGTCGGTCATCAACCTGCGGGGTTTCGTGACCGTCGAACCCGACTTTACGCAGGTGGCCGATGCCGTCAACGGCGCGTCGGACCTGATGATGACCGTGTTCGGCGAAGCGGGCGCCCATACCCGCACGGCCGTCGGCGTGGCCAGCATGCCCTACGGGGTGGCGGTGGAAATCGAAGCCTTGTTCGAAGTGCGGGGCTGA